A genomic segment from Bombus huntii isolate Logan2020A chromosome 13, iyBomHunt1.1, whole genome shotgun sequence encodes:
- the LOC126872485 gene encoding endoplasmic reticulum resident protein 44 isoform X2 yields MLVFCDILDFKVLIFACLMTFLPNNLANNANEGAISLTQQNIDMTLATNELVLINFYAQWCRFSNSLAPIFEEAANKIRNEFPEPGRVVMAKVDCERESGIASRFHITKYPTLKLVRNGQPTKREYRGQRSVEAFEEFIRKQLEDPIKEFYDLKELTNLDDKKRMIIGYFDRKDVPEYGMFRRVATNLKDDCQFHVGFGNASRAMHPPGEPIIVFRSDKALSNDEDETYHGSLSNFDELNVWAQEKCVPLVREITFENAEELTEEALPFLILFYAPSDVESVKMYKDVVTRTLIDEKQNVNFLTANGVKFAHPLHHLGKTPADLPLIAIDSFRHMYLFPNFHDIHIEGRLKGFLQDLYSGKLHREFHYGPDPSSNEVPQVVGQIKVPTSPPESTFKKLAPSKNRYTLLKDEL; encoded by the exons ATGTTGGTCTTCTGTGATATTTTGGATTTCAAAGTACTTATATTTGCTTGTTTAATG ACATTTTTGCCAAACAATTTAGCAAATAATGCAAACGAAGGCGCGATATCTCTCACTCAACAAAATATCGATATGACGCTTG CAACAAACGAATtggtattaataaatttttatgcaCAATGGTGCCGTTTTAGTAATTCGTTAGCTCCTATTTTTGAGGAAGctgcaaataaaataagaaatgaaTTTCCTGAACCAGGAAGAGTTGTTATGGCAAAAGTAGATTGTGAAAGAGAAT CTGGTATTGCATCAAGATTTCACATTACTAAATACCCAACTTTAAAACTAGTAAGGAATGGTCAACCAACCAAACGAGAATACAGAGGTCAACGATCAGTAGAAGCTTTCGAAGAATTTATAAGGAAACAATTAGAGGATCCTATTAAGGAATTTTACGATTTAAAGGAATTAACCAACTTAGATGATAAAAAGAGAATGATCATTGGATATTTTGATAGAAAAGATGTTCCTGAATATGGGATGTTTAGAAGGGTTGCTACTAATCTAAAGGATGATTGCCAATTTCATGTTGGGTTTGG GAATGCAAGCAGAGCTATGCACCCTCCAGGAGAACCTATAATTGTCTTCCGATCTGATAAGGCACTTTCTAATGATGAAGATGAAACATACCATGGAAGTTTGAGTAACTTTGATGAATTAAATGTTTGGGCACAAGAGAAATGTGTTCCCTTGGTGAGGGAAATTACATTTGAAAATGCTGAGGAATTAACAGAGGAAGCTTTACCTTTCCTCATATTGTTTTATGCTCCTAGCGATGTTGAGAGTGTTAAAATGTATAAAGATGTAGTAACGAGGACATTAATTGATGAAAAAC aaaatgtaaatttcttAACTGCAAATGGGGTGAAATTTGCTCATCCTCTCCATCATCTAGGAAAGACTCCAGCAGATTTGCCTCTAATTGCCATAGATAGTTTTAGACATATGTacctgtttccaaacttccATGATATTCATATAGAAGGAAGATTAAAGGGTTTCCTACAAGATTTATATTCAGGAAAGTTACACAGAGAGTTTCATTATGGGCCAGATCCTAGTAGTAATGAAGTACCACAAGTTGTTGGACAAATTAAGGTGCCTACAAGCCCACCAGAATCTACATTTAAGAAACTAGCACCTAGTAAAAACAGGTACACATTACTCAAGGATGAACTGTAA
- the LOC126872485 gene encoding endoplasmic reticulum resident protein 44 isoform X1, which yields MLVFCDILDFKVLIFACLMTFLPNNLANNANEGAISLTQQNIDMTLATNELVLINFYAQWCRFSNSLAPIFEEAANKIRNEFPEPGRVVMAKVDCERESGIASRFHITKYPTLKLVRNGQPTKREYRGQRSVEAFEEFIRKQLEDPIKEFYDLKELTNLDDKKRMIIGYFDRKDVPEYGMFRRVATNLKDDCQFHVGFGTCSAQNCEIGEHFHFLNASRAMHPPGEPIIVFRSDKALSNDEDETYHGSLSNFDELNVWAQEKCVPLVREITFENAEELTEEALPFLILFYAPSDVESVKMYKDVVTRTLIDEKQNVNFLTANGVKFAHPLHHLGKTPADLPLIAIDSFRHMYLFPNFHDIHIEGRLKGFLQDLYSGKLHREFHYGPDPSSNEVPQVVGQIKVPTSPPESTFKKLAPSKNRYTLLKDEL from the exons ATGTTGGTCTTCTGTGATATTTTGGATTTCAAAGTACTTATATTTGCTTGTTTAATG ACATTTTTGCCAAACAATTTAGCAAATAATGCAAACGAAGGCGCGATATCTCTCACTCAACAAAATATCGATATGACGCTTG CAACAAACGAATtggtattaataaatttttatgcaCAATGGTGCCGTTTTAGTAATTCGTTAGCTCCTATTTTTGAGGAAGctgcaaataaaataagaaatgaaTTTCCTGAACCAGGAAGAGTTGTTATGGCAAAAGTAGATTGTGAAAGAGAAT CTGGTATTGCATCAAGATTTCACATTACTAAATACCCAACTTTAAAACTAGTAAGGAATGGTCAACCAACCAAACGAGAATACAGAGGTCAACGATCAGTAGAAGCTTTCGAAGAATTTATAAGGAAACAATTAGAGGATCCTATTAAGGAATTTTACGATTTAAAGGAATTAACCAACTTAGATGATAAAAAGAGAATGATCATTGGATATTTTGATAGAAAAGATGTTCCTGAATATGGGATGTTTAGAAGGGTTGCTACTAATCTAAAGGATGATTGCCAATTTCATGTTGGGTTTGG CACATGCTCAGCTCAGAATTGTGAAATTGGGGAACATTTTCACTTTTT GAATGCAAGCAGAGCTATGCACCCTCCAGGAGAACCTATAATTGTCTTCCGATCTGATAAGGCACTTTCTAATGATGAAGATGAAACATACCATGGAAGTTTGAGTAACTTTGATGAATTAAATGTTTGGGCACAAGAGAAATGTGTTCCCTTGGTGAGGGAAATTACATTTGAAAATGCTGAGGAATTAACAGAGGAAGCTTTACCTTTCCTCATATTGTTTTATGCTCCTAGCGATGTTGAGAGTGTTAAAATGTATAAAGATGTAGTAACGAGGACATTAATTGATGAAAAAC aaaatgtaaatttcttAACTGCAAATGGGGTGAAATTTGCTCATCCTCTCCATCATCTAGGAAAGACTCCAGCAGATTTGCCTCTAATTGCCATAGATAGTTTTAGACATATGTacctgtttccaaacttccATGATATTCATATAGAAGGAAGATTAAAGGGTTTCCTACAAGATTTATATTCAGGAAAGTTACACAGAGAGTTTCATTATGGGCCAGATCCTAGTAGTAATGAAGTACCACAAGTTGTTGGACAAATTAAGGTGCCTACAAGCCCACCAGAATCTACATTTAAGAAACTAGCACCTAGTAAAAACAGGTACACATTACTCAAGGATGAACTGTAA
- the LOC126872485 gene encoding endoplasmic reticulum resident protein 44 isoform X3: MAKVDCERESGIASRFHITKYPTLKLVRNGQPTKREYRGQRSVEAFEEFIRKQLEDPIKEFYDLKELTNLDDKKRMIIGYFDRKDVPEYGMFRRVATNLKDDCQFHVGFGTCSAQNCEIGEHFHFLNASRAMHPPGEPIIVFRSDKALSNDEDETYHGSLSNFDELNVWAQEKCVPLVREITFENAEELTEEALPFLILFYAPSDVESVKMYKDVVTRTLIDEKQNVNFLTANGVKFAHPLHHLGKTPADLPLIAIDSFRHMYLFPNFHDIHIEGRLKGFLQDLYSGKLHREFHYGPDPSSNEVPQVVGQIKVPTSPPESTFKKLAPSKNRYTLLKDEL; the protein is encoded by the exons ATGGCAAAAGTAGATTGTGAAAGAGAAT CTGGTATTGCATCAAGATTTCACATTACTAAATACCCAACTTTAAAACTAGTAAGGAATGGTCAACCAACCAAACGAGAATACAGAGGTCAACGATCAGTAGAAGCTTTCGAAGAATTTATAAGGAAACAATTAGAGGATCCTATTAAGGAATTTTACGATTTAAAGGAATTAACCAACTTAGATGATAAAAAGAGAATGATCATTGGATATTTTGATAGAAAAGATGTTCCTGAATATGGGATGTTTAGAAGGGTTGCTACTAATCTAAAGGATGATTGCCAATTTCATGTTGGGTTTGG CACATGCTCAGCTCAGAATTGTGAAATTGGGGAACATTTTCACTTTTT GAATGCAAGCAGAGCTATGCACCCTCCAGGAGAACCTATAATTGTCTTCCGATCTGATAAGGCACTTTCTAATGATGAAGATGAAACATACCATGGAAGTTTGAGTAACTTTGATGAATTAAATGTTTGGGCACAAGAGAAATGTGTTCCCTTGGTGAGGGAAATTACATTTGAAAATGCTGAGGAATTAACAGAGGAAGCTTTACCTTTCCTCATATTGTTTTATGCTCCTAGCGATGTTGAGAGTGTTAAAATGTATAAAGATGTAGTAACGAGGACATTAATTGATGAAAAAC aaaatgtaaatttcttAACTGCAAATGGGGTGAAATTTGCTCATCCTCTCCATCATCTAGGAAAGACTCCAGCAGATTTGCCTCTAATTGCCATAGATAGTTTTAGACATATGTacctgtttccaaacttccATGATATTCATATAGAAGGAAGATTAAAGGGTTTCCTACAAGATTTATATTCAGGAAAGTTACACAGAGAGTTTCATTATGGGCCAGATCCTAGTAGTAATGAAGTACCACAAGTTGTTGGACAAATTAAGGTGCCTACAAGCCCACCAGAATCTACATTTAAGAAACTAGCACCTAGTAAAAACAGGTACACATTACTCAAGGATGAACTGTAA